A genomic stretch from Deltaproteobacteria bacterium includes:
- a CDS encoding thiolase family protein translates to MQKERDPVIVQALRTPIADHRGVFKDVPAENLLVVLIKEVMKRSKIDPERIEDAIFGNCQAHETGNMARVAALKAGLPLSVPGMTLERQCTSGMEAISLSVNGIKVGEGDVYLCGGVESMTRRPYVLPKPPEAYMRVPPKFVFPFQLSPPEVGNPPMGITAENLAEKYGISREEQEVFALKSHQKAVRAIKEGRFRDEIVPVVVPQRKGDPIVVDTDTHPREDTSLEKMARLPPVFKEDGTVTAATSSPVTDGAAILMIVSRAVAESCHMEILGRVVSHAVVGNDPNIMGIGPAFSIPKALARAGMTLDQMDLVELNEAFAAQCLAVLKELKAKGTPIDEEKLNVNGGAIALGHPIAASGARIVVTMLHEMKRRDARYGLAALCGGGGVSSAMVIERESGC, encoded by the coding sequence ATGCAGAAAGAAAGAGATCCTGTCATTGTTCAAGCCTTGAGAACACCGATTGCCGACCATAGAGGCGTCTTTAAAGACGTCCCCGCTGAGAACCTGCTGGTGGTGCTGATCAAGGAGGTGATGAAGAGGTCCAAGATCGATCCCGAACGGATTGAAGATGCCATTTTTGGAAACTGCCAGGCCCATGAGACAGGCAATATGGCGCGCGTTGCAGCGCTAAAGGCCGGGTTGCCACTGTCGGTGCCCGGCATGACGCTGGAAAGGCAATGCACATCAGGCATGGAGGCGATTTCCCTTTCGGTCAATGGGATCAAGGTAGGCGAGGGGGATGTGTACCTGTGCGGGGGTGTGGAGAGCATGACGCGCAGACCCTATGTCCTGCCCAAGCCGCCCGAGGCCTATATGCGGGTCCCACCCAAGTTCGTTTTTCCCTTTCAGTTGTCACCCCCGGAAGTCGGCAATCCGCCCATGGGGATCACCGCAGAGAATCTCGCGGAGAAGTACGGTATCAGCAGGGAAGAGCAAGAGGTCTTCGCTCTCAAGAGCCATCAGAAGGCGGTAAGGGCCATCAAGGAGGGCCGGTTCAGGGATGAGATCGTGCCTGTTGTGGTCCCACAGAGAAAGGGCGATCCCATTGTGGTCGACACCGATACACATCCGAGAGAAGATACGAGCTTGGAAAAAATGGCGAGGCTTCCTCCGGTATTCAAGGAGGACGGAACGGTCACGGCCGCGACCTCGTCTCCTGTCACGGACGGCGCTGCCATCCTGATGATCGTGTCCAGGGCCGTAGCCGAATCCTGTCATATGGAAATCCTGGGTCGCGTGGTTTCCCACGCCGTTGTCGGAAATGACCCGAATATCATGGGAATCGGTCCTGCCTTTTCTATACCCAAGGCCTTGGCACGTGCCGGCATGACACTGGACCAGATGGACCTCGTGGAACTTAATGAGGCCTTTGCGGCACAATGCCTGGCCGTCCTGAAGGAATTGAAGGCAAAGGGGACACCCATAGACGAAGAAAAGCTGAACGTGAACGGCGGTGCCATCGCGCTGGGGCATCCTATCGCCGCCAGTGGCGCAAGGATCGTGGTGACCATGCTGCACGAAATGAAGCGCCGTGATGCGCGCTACGGCCTGGCCGCCTTGTGCGGGGGAGGGGGGGTATCAAGCGCCATGGTTATCGAACGAGAATCCGGGTGCTAG
- a CDS encoding aromatic ring hydroxylase: MRTAEEYKKSLLSMKKNVFMNGELVGRDDPRLVPALNTVCATYDAQTDPDPKIRDLCTAKSHLSGETISRFAHTHRSVEDLIKKQEMTRVLCHRTGTCVLRCMGVDALNALSVATHEVDVKKGTDYHERFLKYLRYFQDNDLAATCAQTDVKGNRRLRPHQQADPDLYVRVVEKRPDGIVVNGAKAHITMAAIAEELLVVPTRVMTREDADWAVAFAIPADTEGIRLSTLGKFPVQRKRLLAPFPTFGSCDSMVIFDHVFVPNERVFMCGEWEFAGRLALLFALYHRHSYTGCKPAITDVLMGMTALVAEYLGIERAQHVRHALVELIAVAELVFAAGLAAAYQAHETSSGTWEPDVVYCNVGRRHAGVNIYGEYEKLCEIAGGLCATLPMEGDFFNDEIKDFLNKYIMRKKEIPAEHQHRLYRLISDYIVSAQAASKLVSGVHGGGSPIMEEIAIYGNYDIESKKKIARYLAGIEE; the protein is encoded by the coding sequence ATGAGAACTGCGGAAGAATACAAAAAGAGTCTTTTGTCCATGAAAAAGAACGTTTTCATGAATGGGGAACTGGTGGGCCGAGACGACCCTAGACTGGTGCCGGCGTTGAATACCGTTTGTGCGACCTATGATGCCCAGACGGACCCCGATCCCAAGATACGAGATCTGTGCACGGCCAAGTCCCATCTTAGCGGCGAGACCATCAGTCGTTTTGCCCACACGCACCGGAGCGTGGAAGATCTGATCAAGAAGCAGGAGATGACCCGGGTGCTTTGCCACAGAACGGGAACCTGCGTCTTGCGATGCATGGGGGTCGATGCCCTCAATGCCTTGAGTGTGGCTACGCACGAGGTGGACGTAAAAAAGGGGACCGATTACCACGAACGTTTTCTGAAATACCTTCGCTATTTTCAGGACAATGATCTTGCAGCCACCTGCGCCCAGACGGATGTAAAGGGTAACAGGAGGCTCAGACCCCATCAACAGGCCGACCCGGATCTGTATGTGAGAGTCGTTGAAAAGAGGCCAGACGGTATTGTGGTGAACGGGGCCAAGGCGCATATCACCATGGCGGCTATTGCAGAGGAATTGCTGGTGGTGCCGACCCGGGTCATGACCAGGGAGGATGCGGACTGGGCCGTGGCGTTCGCCATTCCTGCGGATACCGAGGGGATCCGTCTTTCCACCCTTGGGAAGTTCCCGGTGCAGAGAAAACGGCTTCTGGCTCCGTTTCCGACCTTTGGAAGCTGCGACTCCATGGTCATCTTCGATCATGTGTTTGTCCCCAACGAGCGGGTATTCATGTGCGGGGAATGGGAGTTCGCCGGGCGCCTGGCCCTGCTGTTCGCCCTCTACCATCGGCATTCCTACACCGGGTGCAAGCCTGCCATAACGGATGTCCTGATGGGAATGACCGCCCTGGTGGCCGAATACCTGGGAATCGAGCGAGCCCAGCATGTGCGCCACGCTCTGGTTGAACTGATTGCCGTGGCGGAACTGGTATTCGCTGCGGGTCTGGCTGCTGCTTATCAGGCCCACGAGACATCTTCCGGGACCTGGGAACCCGATGTGGTCTACTGCAATGTGGGGCGCCGCCATGCCGGCGTGAACATCTACGGCGAATATGAAAAGCTCTGCGAAATTGCAGGCGGGCTATGTGCCACGCTGCCCATGGAGGGAGATTTTTTCAATGACGAGATCAAGGATTTCCTCAATAAGTACATCATGCGCAAAAAGGAGATCCCGGCGGAACATCAGCACCGGCTTTACCGTCTGATCAGCGACTACATCGTATCGGCCCAGGCGGCAAGCAAACTGGTCAGTGGGGTTCATGGAGGCGGTTCCCCGATCATGGAAGAAATCGCCATTTACGGCAATTACGATATCGAATCCAAGAAGAAGATTGCCCGGTATCTGGCGGGCATCGAGGAGTGA